Proteins found in one Miscanthus floridulus cultivar M001 chromosome 4, ASM1932011v1, whole genome shotgun sequence genomic segment:
- the LOC136550958 gene encoding pumilio homolog 1-like has translation MGAQDTGLNAHGQMSPAGNLVLVPAPVSGGQISGAPGNAEQYLEEDAPLSQDAIKRYQHLIWVQVAYFSVCLDPTVATSGRLLQQAMQDLKNHCACDALVAHYENNPAEADTTVIRQQSTHSAGSSQVQQHHRARGFKNVIPPVHQQETVAPVMSPTLRLMNIKGKVAASCADRNWSRFVQQAIEVATPEEIVMVYMEIMPCVRTLAVDMFGNHALQKILEHGPKSCKREVISNLFGHMLPLSLDKYSCRVIQKAFDVGEHDQKVVMAKELSSKVLKCVRDQFANHVIQKCIECLPPKDIHFILRSFDGRAKALSIHPYGCHVIQKVLTRCKDQEIYHTLTAEIMENVNKLSADKFGNYVVQQLVEHGGHAMRSTMVRQFAGRVVSMSYHKFASNVVEKCLTFGSQEDRRLIADEIVGTGGGQHFDHLVDMMINPYANFVIQKMVVTAEEQQVALLLDVASSNATSLARYPHGKHVIDSMEKFLSGAKGGVHADPARCRR, from the exons ATGGGTGCACAGGATACTGGCTTGAATGCCCATGGCCAAATGAGCCCTGCTGGAAACCTTGTGCTTGTTCCTGCTCCTGTCTCAGGTGGTCAGATTTCAGGTGCTCCAGGGAATGCCGAGCAATACCTTGAAGAAGATGCACCGCTGAGCCAGGATGCCATAAAGAGATATCAACATTTGATTTGGGTCCAGGTGGCATATTTTAGTGTATGCCTCGACCCTACCGTGGCCACTTCTGGGAGACTCCTCCAGCAGGCTATGCAAGACCTGAAGAACCACTGTGCTTGTGATGCTCTGGTGGCACATTATGAGAACAATCCAGCAGAGGCAGATACTACAGTTATTCGGCAACAAAGTACTCACTCTGCTGGCTCCTCTCAAGTGCAGCAGCATCACAGAGCTAGAGGATTCAAGAATGTGATTCCTCCTGTTCACCAGCAGGAAACTGTGGCTCCGGTGATGAGCCCTACATTGAGGCTCATGAACATCAAGGGCAAAGTGGCAGCTTCCTG TGCTGATCGCAACTGGAGCCGCTTTGTACAGCAGGCGATTGAGGTCGCAACACCTGAAGAGATTGTTATGGTTTATATGGAAATCATGCCTTGTGTGCGCACACTTGCTGTTGATATGTTTGGAAATCATGCCCTCCAGAAG ATTCTTGAGCATGGACCAAAGTCCTGCAAACGAGAGGTCATCAGTAATCTGTTTGGCCATATGTTACCCCTAAGCCTTGATAAGTACAGCTGCCGGGTAATACAAAAG GCTTTTGATGTAGGGGAACACGATCAGAAGGTTGTAATGGCCAAAGAGCTCAGCAGCAAAGTGCTCAAGTGTGTTCGCGACCAGTTCGCGAACCACGTAATTCAGAAGTGCATAGAGTGCCTGCCGCCCAAGGACATCCACTTCATCCTCCGAAGCTTCGACGGAAGGGCCAAGGCACTGTCCATCCATCCTTACGGCTGCCACGTGATTCAG AAAGTGTTGACCCGTTGTAAAGACCAGGAGATCTACCACACGCTGACAGCAGAGATTATGGAAAACGTTAACAAGCTGTCAGCGGATAAGTTCGGGAACTACGTGGTGCAGCAGCTGGTAGAGCACGGAGGCCACGCCATGCGGTCCACGATGGTGAGGCAATTTGCCGGGCGCGTGGTGAGCATGAGCTACCACAAGTTCGCCTCCAACGTGGTGGAGAAGTGCCTGACCTTCGGGAGCCAGGAGGACCGGCGGCTGATCGCCGACGAGATCGTCGGCACCGGCGGTGGCCAGCACTTCGACCATCTCGTG GATATGATGATCAATCCATACGCGAACTTTGTAATCCAGAAGATGgtggtgacggcggaggagcAGCAGGTGGCGTTGCTGCTGGACGTGGCAAGTAGCAACGCGACCAGCCTGGCGAGGTACCCGCATGGAAAGCACGTCATCGATTCCATGGAGAAGTTCCTTAGCGGCGCCAAGGGTGGTGTCCACGCAGACCCTGCCCGCTGCCGCCGATGA